One stretch of Lemur catta isolate mLemCat1 chromosome 2, mLemCat1.pri, whole genome shotgun sequence DNA includes these proteins:
- the LOC123632163 gene encoding uncharacterized protein LOC123632163: MSLVPVRFQGTERTLSGSCVRQLRGPGHTQFYSVSLAEHTGSETPSVAAAGAKETTNQVNLTWTASSIRSLGTKLPSYACLCAVGAKVQSYLWRVACAVNISAALAAQTRHLGRSGTIATLRPPAGPVDKCLLGPWPPRSCPGVLSCSQRSAGSDSVKAPLSFPGLGRGAGLSVSVAGKSVSTDVCGAGCSAGRRGCLLCHPGAGGGHVCAPHSLSPYCLIFSPALAAVELTEFSISLVVY; encoded by the exons ATGT CCCTTGTTCCCGTGAGATTCCAGGGCACAGAGCGCACGCTGTCCGGCAGCTGTGTACGCCAGCTTCGGGGCCCTGGACACACGCAATTCTACAGCGTGTCATTAGCTGAACACACTGG ATCTGAGACGCCAAGTGTGGCAGCGGCTGGAGCGAAGGAGACCACAAACCAGGTAAATCTGACGTGGACGGCATCATCTATTCGTAGTTTGGGGACAAAGCTCCCATCTTATGCATGTTTGTGTGCTGTGGGAGCAAAGGTGCAAAGCTATCTTTGGAGAGTCGCCTGTGCAGTTAACATCTCGGCGGCTTTGGCTGCACAGACCAGACACCTGGGACGCTCCGGCACAATTGCCACGCTCCGCCCTCCCGCGGGCCCCGTGGACAAGTGCCTTCTTGGCCCTTGGCCACCCCGATCGTGCCCCGGCGTCCTCAGCTGCTCACAGCGCTCGGCTGGGTCTGACTCGGTCAAAGCGCCTCTCTCATTTCCTGGGCTGGGCCGGGGAGCGGGGCTTTCGGTTTCTGTTGCGGGAAAATCTGTCTCCACGGACGTCTGTGGGGCCGGCTGCTCTGCTGGCCGTCGGGGCTGTTTACTCTGCCACCCTGGTGCGGGTGGGGGTCACGTGTGTGCCCCACACTCCCTGTCTCCTTACTGCCTTATCTTCAGTCCAGCACTCGCTGCCGTCGAACTCACTGAGTTCTCTATTTCCCTGGTTGTTTATTGA